One genomic segment of Dysosmobacter sp. Marseille-Q4140 includes these proteins:
- a CDS encoding GntR family transcriptional regulator, whose translation MSTQPSQSKTIRLQLLSAMKEGAYANSERLPRESVLAEKLGISRTQLRDILASLEREGFITRRHGVGTIINRHVLDATARMDIEVEFLDMIRQSGYRAEVAFVRVSEGTADAKIARQLAIEEGAPVIRVARLCTADGRPAIYCEDVVDKSLVRGNYTIQDLKLPIFHFLQRFCGIYPYLDLTDLKPITADATLAETLQISVGAPVLYMDEVDFDIDGKPVFCSQEYFADGFFRHTVLRKKL comes from the coding sequence ATGAGTACGCAGCCGTCCCAGTCCAAGACCATCCGGCTCCAGCTGCTCTCCGCCATGAAGGAGGGCGCCTACGCCAACAGCGAACGCCTGCCCCGCGAGAGCGTCCTGGCGGAAAAGCTGGGTATCAGCCGTACCCAGCTGCGGGACATTCTGGCCTCCCTGGAGCGGGAGGGCTTCATCACCCGCCGCCACGGCGTGGGCACCATCATCAACCGCCATGTGCTGGATGCCACTGCCCGCATGGACATCGAGGTGGAGTTCCTGGACATGATCCGCCAGAGCGGCTACCGGGCGGAGGTGGCCTTCGTGCGGGTGTCCGAAGGCACCGCCGACGCCAAGATCGCCCGGCAGCTGGCCATTGAAGAGGGAGCGCCCGTGATCCGCGTGGCCCGCCTGTGCACCGCCGACGGCCGCCCCGCCATCTACTGCGAGGACGTGGTGGACAAGTCTCTGGTGCGGGGCAATTACACCATCCAGGACCTGAAACTGCCCATCTTCCACTTCTTGCAGCGCTTCTGCGGCATCTACCCCTATCTGGACCTGACGGACCTGAAGCCCATCACGGCGGACGCCACCCTGGCGGAGACTTTGCAGATCAGCGTCGGCGCACCGGTTCTGTATATGGACGAGGTGGACTTCGACATCGACGGCAAGCCGGTGTTCTGCTCCCAGGAGTATTTCGCCGACGGCTTCTTCCGTCACACGGTCCTGCGCAAAAAGCTGTAA
- the purE gene encoding 5-(carboxyamino)imidazole ribonucleotide mutase yields MKKVAVIMGSDSDWPVVKGACAQLEALGIPFEAHILSAHRTPGQAALFAKNARAEGFGAVICAAGMAAHLAGAFAANTTLPVIGIPMKGGAMDGLDALLATVQMPSGIPVATVALNGAKNAAVLAAQILAVEDAALAERLEAERAAMARQIAEKEARLQEELERK; encoded by the coding sequence ATGAAAAAAGTTGCCGTTATCATGGGCTCCGACTCCGACTGGCCCGTCGTCAAGGGCGCCTGCGCCCAGCTGGAGGCCCTTGGCATCCCCTTTGAGGCCCATATCCTCAGCGCCCACCGCACCCCCGGCCAGGCGGCACTGTTCGCCAAAAACGCCCGGGCGGAGGGCTTTGGCGCCGTCATCTGCGCTGCCGGCATGGCGGCCCATTTGGCCGGCGCCTTTGCCGCCAACACCACGCTGCCGGTCATCGGCATCCCCATGAAGGGCGGGGCCATGGACGGCCTGGACGCCCTGCTGGCCACGGTCCAGATGCCCAGCGGCATCCCCGTGGCCACCGTGGCGCTGAACGGCGCCAAAAACGCTGCCGTCCTGGCCGCCCAGATCCTGGCGGTAGAGGACGCCGCCCTGGCGGAGCGGCTGGAGGCGGAGCGCGCCGCCATGGCCCGCCAGATCGCGGAGAAGGAAGCCCGGCTCCAGGAGGAGCTGGAGCGGAAATAA
- a CDS encoding hydroxyacid dehydrogenase: MIRKNTAPAAPETEQNKEETPLKIVILGAEARYRRYLPDLPFARAQEPVYLDKDSTEEQILAAAPDAEALFVDAITPVSGALMERMPRLRLIHSEGVAFDRIDLAAARARGIDVCNNKGCNAAAVAEQTVLLMLMLLRHALEGDRMVRQGRQMEMKERSMVEGITELGACRVGLVGFGDIAKATAARLAAFGCEICYYTPHRRAPEEEARWGVTYLPLEELAERCDIVSLHCAVTDQTRNMVDEAFLARMKPTAYLINTGRGDLVDNLALRRVLEEGRVAGAGLDTLAPEPVPADHPLVDLPPELRDRVVLSPHLGGITEGAFRRSHLHMWRDAERVAAGEKPDNIVN; this comes from the coding sequence ATGATAAGAAAAAATACCGCCCCGGCGGCGCCGGAGACGGAACAGAACAAGGAGGAGACGCCGTTGAAGATCGTGATTTTAGGCGCGGAAGCCCGTTACCGCCGGTATCTGCCGGACCTGCCCTTTGCCAGGGCCCAGGAGCCGGTGTATCTGGACAAGGACAGCACCGAGGAGCAGATCCTCGCCGCCGCACCGGACGCGGAGGCGCTGTTCGTGGACGCCATCACGCCGGTGAGCGGCGCTCTCATGGAGCGGATGCCCCGCCTGCGGCTGATCCACTCCGAGGGCGTGGCTTTTGACAGGATCGACCTGGCTGCCGCCCGGGCCCGGGGCATCGACGTGTGCAACAACAAGGGCTGCAATGCTGCTGCCGTGGCGGAGCAGACCGTTTTGCTGATGCTGATGCTGCTGCGCCATGCTCTGGAGGGGGACCGGATGGTCCGCCAGGGCCGCCAGATGGAGATGAAGGAGCGCTCCATGGTGGAGGGCATCACGGAGCTGGGGGCCTGCCGGGTGGGCCTGGTGGGCTTTGGAGACATTGCCAAGGCCACGGCGGCGCGGCTGGCGGCCTTCGGCTGCGAGATCTGCTACTATACGCCCCATCGCCGCGCACCGGAGGAAGAGGCCCGCTGGGGTGTCACCTACCTGCCTCTGGAGGAGCTGGCGGAGCGCTGCGACATCGTGAGCCTCCACTGTGCCGTGACGGATCAGACCCGGAACATGGTGGACGAGGCCTTCCTGGCGCGCATGAAGCCCACGGCGTATCTCATCAACACCGGCCGGGGGGACCTGGTGGACAATCTGGCCCTGCGCCGGGTGTTGGAGGAGGGCCGCGTCGCCGGGGCGGGCCTGGACACCCTGGCGCCGGAGCCGGTGCCGGCGGACCACCCCCTGGTGGACCTGCCCCCTGAGCTCCGGGACCGGGTGGTGCTCTCGCCCCATCTGGGCGGCATCACCGAGGGGGCGTTCCGCCGCAGCCACCTGCACATGTGGCGCGACGCGGAGCGGGTGGCCGCCGGGGAGAAGCCGGACAACATCGTCAACTGA